Proteins found in one Solitalea lacus genomic segment:
- the hisG gene encoding ATP phosphoribosyltransferase encodes MKTIKIAIQKSGRLNEKSVDLLKKSGLSFENYKSSLISPVNNFPLEILFLRDDDIPEYVQDGIADLGIVGENVIAEKQVDVTYLQKLGFGKCSLKLAIANNSDIQNLSDLNGKSIATSYPVILDKFLQENNISAEIREISGSVEISTNLGLSDAIFDIVSTGGTLKSNGLKPFAEVMRSEAVLIGKNGIAKNPIVNELLQRIQSVLRAEQTKYVVMNVSKENLPGVLELLPGIKSPTVMPLATENWVAVHTVIPEKDFWDKINRLKSTGAEGIVVLPIEKIIL; translated from the coding sequence ATGAAAACTATAAAAATAGCAATTCAGAAATCAGGCCGACTAAACGAAAAGTCCGTTGATTTACTCAAGAAAAGCGGCTTAAGCTTTGAGAATTATAAGAGCTCATTGATATCGCCTGTTAACAATTTTCCACTTGAAATTTTGTTCCTGAGGGATGATGATATCCCGGAATATGTACAAGACGGTATAGCTGACTTAGGAATAGTAGGAGAAAATGTTATTGCTGAAAAACAAGTTGATGTAACTTATCTTCAAAAATTAGGTTTCGGTAAATGCAGCCTAAAACTGGCCATCGCTAACAACAGTGACATTCAGAATCTGAGTGACCTTAATGGCAAATCTATTGCCACCTCCTACCCGGTCATTCTGGATAAATTCCTTCAAGAAAACAACATTTCGGCAGAAATTAGAGAAATCAGTGGCTCTGTTGAAATTTCAACAAATTTAGGCTTAAGTGATGCTATTTTTGATATTGTTTCAACAGGTGGTACATTGAAAAGCAATGGGTTAAAGCCATTTGCTGAAGTAATGCGCTCGGAAGCCGTTTTGATTGGTAAAAATGGAATTGCCAAAAATCCAATTGTTAATGAGTTATTGCAACGCATACAAAGTGTACTACGTGCAGAGCAAACCAAATATGTGGTAATGAACGTGTCTAAAGAAAACCTCCCTGGAGTTTTAGAGCTTTTACCAGGTATTAAAAGCCCTACAGTTATGCCGTTAGCCACTGAAAACTGGGTTGCTGTTCATACTGTAATTCCGGAAAAAGATTTTTGGGATAAAATTAACCGCTTAAAATCTACAGGAGCTGAAGGCATTGTGGTTTTACCAATAGAGAAAATAATCTTGTAA
- the hisD gene encoding histidinol dehydrogenase — protein MLKKYNYNELSNQQLQQLITRNADTTNEIGNSVEAIINQVKVDGDKALFQFSEQFDKVKLSKLFIEFDEIEELAGQIDEIEQKALEKAFYNIHKFHLEQLKTENKVETTTGVTCWRELRAIERVGLYVPGGSAVLPSTFLMLGVPAKIAGCKEIIVCSPPQKNGSVNGYIAYCALLLGVKRIYLTGGAQAIAAMAYGTESIPKVDKIFGPGNQYVTKAKTIIQSNTNTAIDMPAGPSEVLVIADDSAIPAYVAADLLAQAEHGTDSQAVLVCNSETLLEKVNKELQKQLNILPRKEIAIKAIENSYAVLTTDLQQAMLFSNAYAPEHLILEVDNYEQLIPEIINAGSVFLGHLTPESAGDYASGTNHTLPTSGYARSYSGVSVDSFVKKITFQHISKAGIKNLGPTVEVLAELEGLQAHANAVTVRMKEV, from the coding sequence ATGCTAAAAAAGTATAATTATAACGAATTAAGCAATCAGCAACTTCAGCAACTTATTACTCGTAATGCTGATACCACAAATGAAATTGGCAATTCAGTGGAAGCCATTATCAACCAGGTTAAAGTTGATGGAGATAAAGCTTTGTTTCAGTTTTCAGAGCAGTTTGATAAAGTAAAACTCAGTAAACTGTTTATAGAGTTTGATGAAATAGAAGAGCTTGCCGGGCAAATTGACGAAATCGAACAAAAAGCACTTGAAAAGGCCTTCTATAATATTCACAAGTTTCACCTTGAACAATTAAAAACGGAAAACAAAGTTGAAACAACTACAGGCGTAACCTGTTGGCGTGAACTGCGAGCAATTGAACGAGTGGGTCTTTATGTTCCGGGGGGCTCGGCAGTATTACCAAGTACCTTCTTAATGCTTGGTGTGCCGGCTAAAATTGCAGGTTGCAAAGAAATCATAGTTTGTTCTCCACCTCAAAAAAATGGTTCCGTTAATGGGTATATTGCTTATTGTGCTCTATTATTAGGTGTTAAGCGAATTTACTTAACCGGAGGAGCTCAGGCTATTGCGGCCATGGCTTATGGAACGGAAAGTATTCCGAAAGTTGACAAAATTTTCGGACCTGGGAACCAATATGTTACCAAGGCAAAAACCATAATCCAAAGTAACACTAATACGGCTATTGACATGCCGGCGGGGCCTTCAGAGGTATTGGTTATTGCCGACGACAGCGCTATTCCAGCCTATGTTGCAGCCGATCTGTTAGCGCAGGCTGAACATGGTACTGACAGTCAAGCAGTTTTGGTTTGCAATTCGGAAACTTTACTTGAAAAGGTAAACAAAGAACTTCAAAAACAACTTAATATCTTACCACGTAAGGAAATAGCCATAAAAGCTATTGAAAATTCTTACGCAGTTTTAACAACCGACTTGCAACAAGCCATGCTATTTAGCAATGCTTATGCACCTGAACACTTAATTTTAGAAGTTGATAATTACGAACAGTTGATTCCTGAAATTATTAATGCTGGTTCAGTATTTCTTGGGCATTTAACCCCGGAATCTGCAGGAGATTACGCTTCGGGAACCAATCATACTTTACCTACTTCAGGTTATGCTCGAAGTTACTCAGGAGTTTCGGTTGATAGCTTTGTCAAGAAAATAACGTTTCAACATATTTCAAAGGCCGGAATTAAAAACCTTGGCCCGACAGTAGAAGTTTTAGCAGAATTGGAAGGTCTTCAAGCTCATGCCAATGCAGTAACTGTTAGAATGAAGGAAGTATAA
- the hisC gene encoding histidinol-phosphate transaminase produces MTTIDINSLLRENIKKLTPYSSARDEFSGEASIYLDANENSFGSPLPTAYNRYPDPLQWKLKEKISTIKGVPPQNIFIGNGSDEAIDILFRAFCNPGVDNVIIVPPTYGMYEVSANINDVEIRKVKLCENFQLDLEGIAEAIDQNTKMIFICSPNNPTGNSIDRQDIETVLSNFQGIVVIDEAYINFSRQKTFIQELTEYSNLVVLQTLSKAWGLAALRIGMAFACEDIIDVYNKVKPPYNISQATQELAMEALNNIEQVNVWIKETVQERTKLANQLAEISIVEKVYPSDANFLLAKIKYADYLYDFLVDKGIIVRNRSKVVLCEDSLRITIGTPSENETLIKTIKEFVI; encoded by the coding sequence ATGACAACAATCGATATCAACTCGCTATTACGAGAAAACATAAAAAAGCTTACTCCCTACTCTTCAGCACGCGATGAGTTTAGTGGCGAAGCAAGTATTTATCTTGATGCGAACGAAAACAGCTTTGGATCTCCGCTACCAACTGCATATAACCGCTATCCTGATCCTCTGCAATGGAAATTGAAAGAGAAAATCAGCACTATTAAAGGCGTCCCCCCCCAAAACATTTTTATTGGGAATGGTTCTGATGAGGCTATTGATATTCTCTTCAGGGCATTTTGTAACCCTGGCGTTGATAATGTAATTATTGTACCGCCAACTTATGGTATGTACGAAGTTTCGGCAAACATCAACGATGTCGAGATAAGAAAAGTGAAACTGTGTGAAAACTTTCAGTTGGATTTGGAAGGAATTGCAGAAGCAATTGATCAAAATACTAAAATGATTTTCATATGCTCACCCAACAATCCAACCGGAAATTCAATAGACCGTCAGGATATTGAAACTGTGCTAAGTAACTTTCAAGGAATTGTGGTAATTGACGAAGCGTATATTAATTTCTCCCGTCAAAAAACATTTATTCAGGAATTAACCGAATACTCTAATCTTGTAGTACTACAAACCTTATCTAAAGCATGGGGATTAGCAGCCTTGAGAATAGGAATGGCATTCGCTTGCGAAGATATTATCGATGTATATAACAAAGTAAAGCCTCCTTACAACATTAGCCAGGCAACACAAGAATTAGCAATGGAGGCCTTAAATAATATTGAACAGGTTAATGTTTGGATAAAAGAAACTGTTCAGGAACGTACCAAACTTGCTAATCAGTTGGCCGAAATTTCCATTGTAGAAAAAGTATATCCATCAGATGCTAATTTCCTTTTAGCTAAAATAAAATATGCTGATTATCTATACGATTTTTTAGTTGACAAGGGAATTATTGTAAGAAATCGTTCTAAAGTTGTTTTATGTGAAGACAGTTTGCGAATAACCATTGGAACTCCTTCAGAAAACGAAACATTAATAAAAACGATTAAAGAATTTGTGATATAG
- a CDS encoding L,D-transpeptidase family protein has product MKILVKYFNYSFRIVIVLLFVNGITGCGPKPSATGIYLSELFKDKKFKKFDTAAFNDTLRKELRYQRKNLVNYKLLSTFFNEQAKSDTAWFIALINNNQLDTLLHFVNKANEHGLSSQLFYPSKIDSLKKRFYQGKFDSLPQLYTLVAKLQIYTANALVSYSSKVKYGCVNPSKIYTRYYIPVKRPTDSILLSLLRSHDWGKILTDIQPKRIEYLILQKALDSCTNLYLRKKILVNMERYRWQIPSDSNQYIQVNIPAFSLKMVDSGKTVLTMDVCVGEKRVDDYAAKKEIYLKSGLIEDKPKNHETPIMYGLINNIQLNPKWNIPNSIAQTELLAKIRANPYYLVRSGIRVYNKQGQAVDPTEIDWDNVNPNNIPYRFKQDPGEGNALGKFKFNFSNKSSIYLHDTPNKSAFMKQNRAVSHGCIRVADPLNLAQHLVKNARMFDDIRMETGYPPIDTLRMKRFLEKQEMQSANGRQTRWMILNNKWPLYIDYYTCVPLDNGALKLYEDVYEYDEILLDSLKRFLKK; this is encoded by the coding sequence TTGAAAATTTTAGTTAAATACTTTAACTATTCGTTTAGGATAGTTATCGTGCTTCTTTTTGTAAATGGAATTACAGGCTGCGGTCCTAAGCCTTCAGCAACGGGAATCTATTTGTCGGAGTTATTTAAGGATAAGAAATTTAAAAAGTTTGATACAGCAGCTTTCAATGATACATTGCGCAAAGAACTACGATATCAAAGGAAGAATCTTGTAAATTATAAGTTGCTCTCAACCTTTTTTAACGAACAGGCAAAAAGTGATACAGCGTGGTTTATTGCATTGATTAATAATAATCAGCTTGATACGCTCCTTCATTTTGTTAATAAAGCAAATGAACATGGCTTGTCTTCACAACTATTTTATCCTTCAAAAATTGATTCGTTAAAAAAACGTTTCTATCAAGGAAAGTTTGATTCATTACCTCAATTGTATACTTTGGTTGCTAAGCTTCAGATTTATACAGCTAATGCATTGGTTTCCTACTCCTCAAAGGTGAAATACGGTTGTGTAAACCCATCTAAAATTTACACCCGTTATTACATTCCAGTAAAGCGTCCCACTGACTCAATATTGCTAAGTTTATTAAGAAGCCATGATTGGGGTAAAATATTAACAGATATTCAGCCTAAAAGAATTGAATACCTTATTTTACAAAAGGCTTTGGATTCATGTACAAATTTGTATCTAAGAAAAAAGATACTTGTAAACATGGAACGATACAGATGGCAGATTCCATCGGACTCCAACCAGTATATTCAAGTTAATATTCCTGCATTTTCTTTAAAGATGGTTGATAGTGGGAAAACTGTTTTAACAATGGATGTTTGTGTGGGAGAAAAGCGTGTTGATGATTATGCAGCTAAAAAGGAGATTTATCTGAAATCGGGATTAATTGAAGATAAACCGAAGAATCATGAAACTCCTATCATGTATGGTTTAATAAATAATATTCAGTTAAACCCTAAATGGAATATTCCGAATTCAATAGCCCAAACGGAGTTGTTGGCCAAAATCCGTGCTAACCCATACTATTTGGTTAGAAGTGGTATCAGGGTTTATAACAAACAAGGACAAGCTGTTGATCCAACAGAAATTGATTGGGATAATGTTAATCCTAACAATATTCCTTATCGGTTTAAACAAGACCCTGGAGAAGGAAATGCTTTAGGAAAGTTTAAGTTTAACTTTTCTAATAAATCAAGTATCTATCTGCATGATACTCCTAATAAATCAGCATTTATGAAGCAAAACCGTGCAGTAAGTCATGGATGTATTCGTGTTGCCGATCCACTAAATCTGGCCCAGCACTTAGTGAAAAATGCACGCATGTTTGACGATATAAGAATGGAAACAGGTTATCCTCCGATTGATACCTTAAGAATGAAGCGGTTTCTTGAAAAACAGGAAATGCAATCTGCAAACGGCCGGCAAACCCGCTGGATGATATTAAATAATAAATGGCCTCTTTATATTGATTATTATACTTGCGTACCGCTTGATAATGGCGCTTTGAAACTATATGAAGATGTTTACGAGTATGATGAAATTCTACTCGACTCGCTTAAAAGGTTTCTGAAAAAGTAA
- a CDS encoding dihydroorotase, whose protein sequence is MKFLIKSATIVDPNSSFNGQVKDILINDGQIVQIESNINAPGAEVYDATGQFVSPGWMDMHVNFGDPGLETKEDIYSGCKAAAAGGFTAVALMPNTQPPLHSKAEIEYVKNRAKGQVVDVYPIGSLSVKREGVDIAELFDMTQSGAVAFSDGNKPVQNAGLMMRSLQYASAFNGLVISYAEDASIAEKAKVNEGITATYLGMKGIPNLAEELMVARDIFLTEYTGGKVHFTTVSTAGSVELIRAARKKGLKVTADVAAHHLVLDETVLTDFDSNYKVKPPLRTQNDIKALKAGLKDGTIDAVVSQHTPHEIEYKAQEFETAAYGICGLETAYALFNMGCEKILSIEEMVDALAISPREILGLEVPAIELNKKASITVFDPDHQWVLQESSILSKSKNTPLIGKQLKGKAMAVVNNGQIVKL, encoded by the coding sequence ATGAAGTTTCTTATAAAATCAGCCACTATTGTTGATCCAAATTCAAGTTTTAACGGACAAGTAAAGGATATTTTGATCAATGATGGGCAAATTGTTCAAATTGAATCGAATATTAATGCTCCTGGTGCAGAAGTTTATGATGCTACAGGTCAGTTTGTCTCTCCAGGATGGATGGATATGCATGTGAATTTTGGTGATCCAGGTCTTGAGACCAAAGAAGATATTTATAGTGGTTGTAAGGCCGCCGCTGCTGGAGGTTTTACGGCTGTTGCCCTGATGCCAAACACCCAACCGCCATTACATTCAAAAGCTGAAATTGAATATGTAAAAAATAGAGCTAAAGGACAGGTGGTTGATGTATATCCAATAGGAAGTTTAAGCGTTAAACGTGAAGGCGTTGATATTGCTGAATTGTTTGATATGACACAGTCTGGGGCGGTTGCCTTTTCTGACGGAAACAAACCTGTACAGAATGCTGGCTTAATGATGCGTTCTTTGCAATATGCTTCGGCATTTAATGGTTTGGTAATCTCTTATGCCGAAGACGCTTCTATTGCCGAAAAAGCCAAGGTGAATGAAGGAATTACGGCTACGTATTTAGGAATGAAAGGTATTCCAAATTTAGCTGAGGAGTTAATGGTGGCAAGAGATATTTTTCTGACAGAATATACAGGAGGTAAGGTCCATTTTACCACTGTTTCAACTGCCGGGAGTGTTGAACTTATTCGTGCAGCCCGTAAAAAAGGATTAAAGGTAACGGCAGATGTTGCTGCACATCATTTGGTATTGGATGAAACTGTTTTAACGGATTTCGATAGTAATTATAAGGTAAAACCTCCTTTGCGCACTCAAAATGATATTAAGGCCCTTAAAGCTGGTTTGAAAGATGGAACAATTGATGCTGTAGTTTCACAACATACACCACATGAAATAGAGTACAAGGCTCAGGAGTTTGAGACAGCTGCTTATGGCATTTGTGGGTTGGAAACTGCTTATGCTTTGTTTAACATGGGATGTGAGAAAATACTTTCTATTGAAGAGATGGTTGATGCACTGGCAATTAGCCCTCGGGAAATTTTAGGATTAGAAGTTCCTGCAATTGAACTCAATAAAAAAGCTAGTATTACTGTATTTGATCCTGATCATCAATGGGTTTTACAGGAATCATCTATTCTCTCTAAGTCAAAAAACACCCCTTTAATTGGAAAACAATTGAAAGGAAAAGCAATGGCAGTTGTCAATAATGGCCAAATTGTGAAATTATAA
- a CDS encoding vWA domain-containing protein — protein MNFLYPSFLFALSAIAIPIVIHLFNFRKFKRVPFTNVRFLKEIKQQTDSRSRLKHLLILTCRILGIIFLVLAFAQPILPTRNTINAGKQHVYSVYIDNSNSMDARNTEGNLLDEAKRKARSIAASAGLNDRFQLLTNDFEGRHQRLIDKEAFLRFIDEVKISPNKRRVDEVIARQKDLLSASGGGIKHSYLISDFQRNSIDESKLLLDTTLNITAIPVEEAKTVNISVDSVWFISPLHKVGETEQLIVKLRNFTDEDASSVPLKLFINGVQKAIGSVAVKAKSSATDTLNFKPEGTGWQKGEVQITDFPVTFDDKLFFSYQIDQKVNVLEINGNITKNYVQTVYQTDDYFQITSNSESQIDYQVIPQQRLVVLDQLSSVSGGLAQQLNKFVQSGGSVLLFPSFSGDVNSYNSFLTSLNVEKFTTVEVVANKTEKINLQSAVFTGLFETIPQNIDLPFANRYFNTQTSSNTRREVLLGMQGGKPLLSVTQVGLGKVYLATIPLNDSITNLPRHAIFVPMMYKIAMLGSQRYPLYYTIGKSTLLETAKLPAIERNEYKLKSKDLEFIPDIRNDESKSNLYVDDQVKKDGIYNFVNGNEQLACFAFNYDRSESDLSYYTGSELEKVLEAKNIAVLNAPADVVGKALQVENSGRKLWKYCILLTLLFLGSEVLLIRYFEKLQVNVA, from the coding sequence ATGAACTTTCTTTATCCGTCATTCCTATTTGCACTATCGGCTATAGCCATTCCAATTGTTATTCATTTGTTTAATTTCCGCAAGTTTAAACGTGTTCCGTTTACGAATGTGCGTTTTTTGAAGGAAATTAAGCAGCAAACAGATTCACGCTCGCGATTAAAGCACCTGCTGATTCTGACTTGCCGAATATTGGGCATTATATTTTTAGTCCTAGCTTTTGCTCAACCTATTTTACCTACAAGGAATACAATAAATGCAGGTAAACAACATGTATACAGCGTTTATATTGATAATTCAAACAGTATGGACGCCCGTAATACCGAAGGCAATTTGCTTGACGAAGCCAAACGAAAAGCAAGGAGTATTGCTGCTTCTGCCGGTTTAAATGACCGTTTTCAATTGTTAACCAATGATTTTGAAGGCCGTCATCAACGGTTAATTGATAAAGAAGCGTTTTTACGATTTATTGATGAGGTTAAAATCAGTCCTAATAAGAGGAGGGTGGATGAGGTTATTGCCCGTCAAAAGGATTTATTATCTGCTTCTGGGGGAGGAATTAAACATTCATACCTGATTTCCGATTTTCAACGAAACAGTATAGACGAATCCAAACTGCTGTTAGATACAACACTTAACATTACAGCAATACCGGTTGAGGAAGCTAAAACCGTAAATATATCTGTTGATAGTGTTTGGTTTATTTCACCGCTGCATAAAGTCGGTGAAACTGAACAATTGATAGTGAAATTGCGAAATTTTACAGACGAAGACGCATCAAGTGTACCATTGAAACTGTTTATCAATGGAGTTCAAAAAGCTATAGGAAGTGTGGCGGTAAAGGCCAAATCTTCTGCAACAGATACCTTAAATTTTAAACCTGAAGGTACCGGTTGGCAAAAAGGAGAAGTTCAGATTACCGATTTTCCGGTTACATTTGATGATAAATTGTTTTTCTCTTATCAAATTGATCAGAAAGTTAATGTTCTTGAAATAAACGGTAACATAACCAAAAATTATGTTCAAACAGTTTATCAAACTGATGATTACTTCCAAATTACTTCTAATAGTGAAAGTCAGATTGATTACCAGGTAATTCCGCAACAGCGTTTGGTGGTACTTGATCAATTAAGTTCTGTCTCAGGAGGATTGGCACAGCAACTGAACAAGTTTGTGCAATCAGGCGGATCAGTTTTGCTCTTTCCTTCATTTTCAGGAGATGTAAACTCGTACAACTCATTTTTAACTTCTTTAAACGTAGAGAAATTTACAACGGTCGAGGTTGTTGCCAATAAAACCGAAAAAATTAATCTGCAATCAGCAGTCTTTACCGGACTGTTCGAAACCATTCCCCAAAATATTGACCTGCCTTTTGCCAATAGGTATTTCAACACCCAGACTTCAAGTAACACCAGGAGGGAGGTGCTGTTAGGTATGCAAGGGGGAAAACCATTGTTGAGTGTAACTCAGGTAGGTTTGGGTAAAGTATATTTGGCAACCATTCCCTTAAACGATAGTATTACTAATTTGCCAAGACACGCAATTTTTGTACCCATGATGTATAAAATTGCCATGCTTGGTAGTCAGCGTTATCCACTTTATTATACCATTGGCAAAAGTACCTTGCTTGAAACAGCCAAGCTTCCTGCTATTGAACGAAACGAATACAAGCTTAAAAGCAAGGATCTGGAGTTTATACCTGACATTAGAAATGATGAATCAAAATCAAATCTCTATGTAGATGATCAGGTGAAAAAAGATGGAATTTATAATTTTGTAAACGGAAATGAGCAATTGGCTTGCTTTGCATTTAACTACGATCGTTCAGAATCGGACCTTAGTTATTACACAGGCAGCGAGTTGGAGAAAGTACTTGAAGCTAAAAATATAGCTGTATTAAATGCCCCTGCAGATGTTGTTGGAAAAGCCCTTCAAGTTGAAAATTCAGGCAGAAAACTTTGGAAATACTGTATTTTGCTAACACTTCTTTTTTTAGGATCGGAAGTATTGCTGATCAGGTATTTCGAGAAGTTACAGGTTAATGTGGCATAA